A region of the Argopecten irradians isolate NY chromosome 16, Ai_NY, whole genome shotgun sequence genome:
TtagtaactgaaaaaaatacgatATCAACTATTAACTTCACTATCACGAAAGACCATACATAAATCAAATGTTGGTAAAGATGATGACAAACAACATCCTAAGCAACGTTATAAACACAAACATTTAGGATTTCATTTTGTCAGTGAAACGGAATAACAGTAATAAGATTATAGTGTATGATGTGACTGGTCAATACACGTGTTGTGTGTAATACACGTGTAACAATTCACCTAAAGTACGTCTGTTTGCGATTTCGAGgcacattgctatgatcgccAAAAATTGATCCGCGATATaatgagaaatggttgaatatTTACCTTCAAAATCCATATCACGAAAATATAAAATCACTAACATatgattttctcgtttttaaATCAAATCTCGAAAATTTCGGTCCACGAAAATATTATGGTTACAGTAAGACAGTGAAACGTATTTAAGTATCTTCTTAAGTTTTGACTATGATGAACAATAACGTGTGCATGTTTGAACTAGTAACGATATATACTTTTATTACAATATAAAGGTGAAATAATTGCGTAATTGACAATTCTTACATTATCGTATTTTTTCGGAACCTTGCAAGAAAAAACACCtttaaatcaatacaatgctATAATCAAGTGCATATTGGCAGGTCAAATATATAGAACTACCCAGTCACCAGCATACCTTATATAGATAATTGTAACATGGTGACgtgttgtattttcttttcaaCTGAAATATTACCACatcataaaacattataaaacagGTGAAAACTCATTCTAAGTACgtcaataaataaatttacatcACGATTATTCGAGCTTTGGTGTTTTAACCTGCCGAGTCCTCCAGAAATTAAGCAGGTGTGGACGTCGAGTTCGTGGGATGGTACAGCTGATGCTGGTCGTGTCACGATCCGAGCAGCATAAAAAGGATGCCTCACAGAGCTGATGTATACAACATTGGTTGTCACACGATCATGATGAACGGACTCGTCTTCGCTTGTGCTTTGCTGGTTGTCGGTAAGTCTCTAGATGAATTACGTTAATTAGGTAATACAAACTACATTTAAATGGTCGATTTGTTTCCGaaagataattataaattaattctATTTAATTGTGATATAAAGAAACTTAAATTTCCTAAACACCGTAAGGTATATAGGAGATATTGTAAACTTGAATTGAGATAGACGAcatcaataattttatattagtAATGCTCTGATTTTCCAATATTTCCATTGGCTAATACATGTTCACGTGGCgattaatatttctttgttaacTTAATTACCCAAACGTTGCATTCTTCAGGGTGTCattctttgagcaatgcttttCTTGTAATTGATATGTAcattagaattattttttttttacatttcttaaAGAAACgacatatcttatataaaaattaaaaacctttGTTTCGGTCCATATGGTATTACATCGCCCTTGTAGAATTAAAAGCATAATGACATCAGGCTACGCCCTCAGTCATAATTAATTCTACTCGggtgatataacaccatatggaccttgattgatatatattgaCATTCAGCTTTGGTgaatttataatatcaaaatattattttgatcagatcaatttattttgaagCTAATAAGGTGCTTTGTTCgttcattaatatataaaatagatacCTCTTTACACAGTAATTGGATGTAGTATATTACCAATAATGAGGTGAAGACTTCTTTCTGAAGACATTAGCATATCATATATATCGATAAAAATAATTAAGCTTGattcatttatattaacatgCTCTCTTTAATGTCATTTCTTCACTTTGCGATAATAGAATCTTTGgtactgccaaaatcattttcaactctaatttgtacttgtaaaatcaaAAAATCATGTACTCTTAGTATTATAATTCACAAAATGTCTGTCTTTTatggtggtgaataaaataattaaaaccgTTCCTTAatttgtgagtatgaaaattacgtcACATTTAACTTTCAGGATCATGACTCATGTTCAGTTAATTCAATTAATATCATTTAGAATCTTTGGCCCTGCCAAAGTCGGCACCGATACCAAGACACCCTTCGGAAGACCTCATACGGCAGGCATCAGAAGTCCCAAGGTCACCGCTGATACCAAGACATCCTTCGCAAGACCTCATCGATGAGGCTGAACAGGTAAGTAACACATAGAAACTTCAATAGCTCATTTAGAAGAATTTACGTGTATGAGGcgatatatgaatataaaaagAATGCACCAGAGAAAAACtatgaataaatattaaaacagcaatacattaaagatgctccaccgccgacagagcataaatgatattcttcatttgaacaataattggtgtttaattgtgtatatatatacctaataaaagcaaaaaacaatataaaataatttatttcgtccttggtgcatgcgcaatcagtacttcattccatataggatttatagtgccacggaattttttcgggatgcaattaattatttttcatatttttaacttgaatcaatattagaagctcaaactttttaatgatggtaatggtgtaaagtaagtaacttttgtaactgaagaaaaatactaaaccgcctcctactgtttttgatagtgaataaataccatttgtcagcggtggagcatcagTACATGCGTATTAATTAgatattgaaattattatttgtaCGACTATGCAGTGAGACATCAGAGAGAGAGGAGGGGTAGAGAGAGAGAGTGTGAGAAAGACAGAGGTAGAGGAAGGGAGATAGATAGAGAGAGATGTTTCTCTATAATATTCAAGATTGATACGTTGTTCCAAAGTTGAAATAGTCGTTTcgaatgtgacgtcatgttactttTTTGGTCAATGTTATGTGAAATCACgattaaaatagaaataatttagaaaaaCATTGTTAAAGTTCCGTTTGCTTGCAGCTGACCAACAGTAGGATTGTAGGAGGGGGAGAAGCCACAATCCGTGATAACCCTTGGCAGGTGTCGCTCCGATCAAATAACAATCATATTTGTGGCGGGGTCATCCTAAATGCTACTGCTATTCTGACGGCTGCACATTGTCTAGCCAGCAGCACCTACACGTAAGGAGTTCTTTATTATGTATTTAGTTTTTACTTTAAGcatcgatattttttttttaatttcagcaGGGTACGAAAGAAATTTTATGTCATAATATGTTGAAATCAAAACAATAGTGACATcgatgcttataattaattttccagactactTGGTAAAATAAAAAGGATTTGCACGTACGATTGTTTAAGGATTATGTTTTTgcaaatcaatacgcaatgcCAATGTTTCTactgtgacgtcacgatgaCGTTGGATTtttgcgccattctcggatttttttcatagtggtatgtaaaaaaaaagaatcggCCAACCAGAAAGTCAAATTTAGTAggaaagaaaaattaattagaaCGCTATAGTTTTGATGTATGTTTGCAAACAATCTTAAATATGAATGTGTTTAATTTAGGAATTTATACTATTGATATCAGTTGCTTAGAAATCGGGCGAAATTTTTATTCAAAAGATACCTTGAAAAATGACCGGATTTATCTTTAATCTATATTAAGCAATTTATAAAAAGAAGCATGCTAATGACACTTCCGTAATTCCACAAAACAgcctcatttttttttttttttttttttatcttttcgaTTTATATGAAGCTACACTCTTTAGGCAGgacaattataatatttttgtttgaagtttgcgtgtatgttggattttatatgaaatgttaTTTCACTGTTTTCAGGAGTAATTGTATGAAGTGATTTATGTTTAAGGTCTTACACGGTACAGTATGGCTCAGCAAATCGCGAATCAGGAGGATTTGTCTCGAAGGCTACGGACATGAAGCTAGTGAGTGTCTTTTTCTCAAATAATTTCGCCATATCTATAAATGAACCATGCGCCTATCAgttgaatagtcgggcaaaggaaaaaTGGTGTTAAGATATCAAGTATAATTCAATtatataggaatcctaaaacgtcctcccggctggctATGTCAGTGTTGACATTCCCGCGCAACCTCgctttcagaatttattttaaagaacTGTGCTAAAGTTACACAGGGCCTACCCATTGTTTCAATGGTTAAAACTTGACAACGTAAGCGGAACTTGGCGgtcgttttgatatataaagaCTGTTGGAATGccaatgaacacatttagactggtttcattgtccgactattcactttaagattGGGATATCATTATCAAGCtatatatttcatgttacaTGTTAAAACATTGATGTCAACAGTCATGTTGGAAAAACCTGCTTTATCAAATATGCAACATTTACCCCAGTATATCCTTCCTTTGTATGATTTAAGTGGCATTTCAGTATAAGATGAGTAATGTAAGAAAAGATTAAAGTAGAAAAGTCCTGAATTTGGTGATACTGTGATATTCTATCTTAATCTATAAAGTGGGCCAAGTCTTTAATGACTCAATTTGCAATCATGTGAATAACAAGGTACCACATCGATTGATCGTTGATGTATACAGGGATATTAACGCATTTAAATGACCGACAACCAATTAAATACCACATAATTTCAATAATGTACGTACTGTGTGTAAGTATCGTTTTGgatatatataactgtatattTTATCTTCAGACGAAATATGTATAATCCTAATCTGATATAACGGGGTTGAATCATTGATATTCCTTCTGACATTTGAGTTGAATtgcattgtttttatttgacagAATCCGAATTATGGTGAAGGCCTTGGTGCATTTCCCAACGACATTGCTATACTTATGGTAGAGGACATGGCTTTGAGCAAAGACGCCCAGGCCATTTCCTTAACTGAAAGGAGCAATGATGAGTTGGCTGCTTTAAATAAGTCATCCTGTAGAATCACTGGTTGGGGAAGAACTTCAAGCGCAGGTATTTATCACGGACATCCATTTACTGTAtagtcaatctgattaaaatacagatccccaTCATACACAACGTGGTATATAATGGGGATCGTAGTGTATAAtggggatctgtattttaatcagattgctgtaTAGTTGCTTTTATAGCTTttattgtttatcaataaatgCGCTTATTGATAGAAGGATCATgtcgagttacttccctttacctgTAGACCATTATAATTTGGTTCACAAGGGTAATATAGTTTAGAGTTATCGCCCTTGGAAATTTTTTCGAACAGGCAAGTTTAATGTGTGGTTCATCAACAAATTGTCGACGTGATCTATAGTATATCCTTTGTATCTTTTGgaattcattttataataataatgatttatgtttatttttttattatatattttcctCCTGAAATGAATATGTGGTAAATATGACATCTATTTTCTCGGGGAAATATTTCTCTTATCCAGTAAAGAtagataaacaatgttaaaTTTTAATTGGAGAGATAAAATGTTACATAAGAAATAATAACAATTTATAATGGATTAAATAAAGAATCAAAATATactattaaataattttaataataataattttaattaattgtaaagtATATGAATAATTCGTACAGCAGCATGTTGTATGAAAACTTCGTAATTAACGTTAACTTTATAGAGTAAGCATGGAGTCATCATCCGGAACTTGTCGCTGTTACGATTATACGAAGCTTCATATCCCAATCTCAAGGAATTATCGTATACTATTTTAGGCATCACCATAGGAGTCTAGGTCCAATGCCATCGATATTATTTAACCTTAGGAAAATCCCTTACTGAAAGTCTCCATAGGAAATTATTAAGTTACAAACTGTTTCTAACGTTAGGCCACCCTGACTAATAAAATGGCTTCCATTTGAAATGTtacaatttaaagaatttaattAAGTTATGTAGACGAAACTGAGCCATTATATCATTACACATATTGACTCATGCATTTATTTCGatgatttataattttcattctAAATATAGGCAGCCTTCCGCAAATTCTTCAAGGAACTAATGTAGATGTTTTGGCGGATTCAAATTGTCGTAGAATTTGGGGAAGCAGTGTGAATGATCCTATTCACATTTGTGTCAGTGGAGGTAACAGTGGCGCATGCAACGTAAGGATTTATTCATTATAGCTGAATGTCAATGTCgagtttggtttttttttcttctttttaattaattttaatggtGATTACATTGTTGTAATGTTACAATAAAGACAATGGTATTTTTCGTTACTGAAGcatattaatattaaatatttggaTTTTTTCATGATCTGTTTTTTAGCA
Encoded here:
- the LOC138310520 gene encoding trypsin alpha-like; protein product: MPHRADVYNIGCHTIMMNGLVFACALLVVESLALPKSAPIPRHPSEDLIRQASEVPRSPLIPRHPSQDLIDEAEQLTNSRIVGGGEATIRDNPWQVSLRSNNNHICGGVILNATAILTAAHCLASSTYTSYTVQYGSANRESGGFVSKATDMKLNPNYGEGLGAFPNDIAILMVEDMALSKDAQAISLTERSNDELAALNKSSCRITGWGRTSSAGSLPQILQGTNVDVLADSNCRRIWGSSVNDPIHICVSGGNSGACNGDSGGPLVCENNAGVMELVGVTSWGASGCSVSYPSVYTEVSYFHDFINTNASS